The genomic DNA CGCTTCCGTAATAGACAAATCGTCTTTACCTAAATGAACTCCATCAGCTTCTACAGCCAAAGCAATATCAACTCTGTCGTTTACAATAAATAAAATTCTCTGAGGAATTAAATTTCTTATTTTTTTCGCTTCGGTATAAAGTTTTTTGTCAGAACAAGTTTTATCACGCAATTGAATAGTATCAGCCCCGCCCTTAACTGCTTCTATCACAATTTTCGCGTTTGATTTGCCCGCTATTTTTTCATCGGTAATAATATAAAGCCCCAACTTTGAAGTAAGCTCTTTCCTGTAAATAGAAAGTTGAATTTTTTTCTGAATATTATATAAATCAAATCTAATTTTTTTGATCTTATCGGTAACTTTTAAATTGATAAGTTTTGAATATTCTTCCAAAACTCTGATACTTTCTTCTACTCTTGAAAAATTGGAAGCAATTATTTCCTGTATATTATTTCTCTTTTTTTCTTTTCTATTCTTTCCAATATCTGCTTGGCTTTGTCTTGAGGCAAGAAGTTTGATAGAGGACATATTAAGCAACAAGGGAACACGTGAAATTTCGTGTCTTAGACTTCTTAATCTTTCGGATAATTCTTTTTTCTCAAAAATAAAACGCAGTTCATCTTCTATTACTCTTATACCCTCTCTTGCCCTATTTATATTAGCGTCAATTACACGATATATTTTACTGTTCATATTTCTAAATGGTTAATAGTAGTTAACAAGGGTTAACATAGGTTAAAAGAGGTTACTTTTATAAAGTTCAATTTTTTGCAACCTTTATTAACTGTTTTTAACCAGTTTTAACCTTTATTAACCTTTTTTATTCTCCCAATTATCTCGGAGGTGGAAGAACCTTCAACCTGCGGAATAATAACTACTCTGCCTCCGTTTGCCTCAACTATATCCCTGCCTACAACTTCTGCTATCTTCCAATCTCCGCCTTTAACCAAAACATCGGGCTTTAATTCGGATATAATTTTATATGGAGTTTCTTCGCTAAAAATAGTTACAAAATCCACCATCCAGAAACTTGCAAGTATTTCCGCCCTCTCATAATCAGGAAATATCGGACGGTTTTTCCCTTTTAATTTTCTTATTGAATCGTCAGAATTTATAGCGATTACCAATAAATCCCCTTGGCTTTTTGCTTTCTGCAAAAGGATTATGTGCCCTTTATGGATAAGGTCAAAACATCCGTTTGTAAATACAATTTTTTTATTTTGCTTCTTTTCTTCGCGAAGTTTTTCCTTTAATAAATTTATATCTTCTATTATTTTATATTTAGTCAATACTCTCTCCTATTGCAGTTGCCATAGCATATTTTCTGTCATGGGAAATGCTTAAAGCAATATTTTTTATGTCTTTTTGGGCGGCTATTAGTTTGGTTTTTCCTTTAAGGGATATATAAGGTTCGCCGCTTTTATTCTTTAATATTTCCACATCTTTCCATCTGACTCCCAGCCCCCAACCTGTCTTCAAAACTTTAAATACCGATTCTTTGGCAGCAAATCTGCCTGCGTAATTAATCCAGGGTGATTCTTTTCTCTGGCAATATTTCCTTTCGCTATCGGTAAATATTAGATTTAAGAAGCGCTCGCCTCTTGTCTCTATTATTTTCTTTATTCTTTCCACACTGATAATATCCGTTCCTACACCTATAATCATGCGGCAATTATATCATTTTACAAAAACTTACATACCATCATCTGTTTGCCCCGTTAGAAGTAAAAACTGTTTTTAGATATTTCTGCAACAGGAGTGCTTTCGGCTCTTCCTACTTCTAACGGGGTTTGAAAACAATCAATCAATTAACCTATAATGCCTTATAAAATATGAGAACCACAAAAGTTATAGTATCTTTAAAAGCAATAAAAAATAACATTGACACAATCAGAAAAAAAATCGGTAAAGACGTAAAAATTCTCGCATGTGTTAAGGCCGACGCTTACGGACACGGGCTGGAAAAAGTGTCAAAGGCGATACAAAAAAAAGCGGATTATTTCGGCATTGCGTCTATAGATGAAGGCGCTCTTTTAAGAAGAATAGGAATCAAACTTCCTATTCTCATATTGAACTGCATTCTGCCCGAAGACGCAAAAGAAATCATCAAATATAATCTTTCGCCTACATTATGCTCTCTTGAAGTTGCTGCAGCTTTAGACAAAGAAGCATTAAAGGAAAATAAAAAAATAAAAGTCCACATAGATATAGATACAGGAATGGGACGAACAGGAATAAAAG from bacterium includes the following:
- a CDS encoding thiamine phosphate synthase: MNSKIYRVIDANINRAREGIRVIEDELRFIFEKKELSERLRSLRHEISRVPLLLNMSSIKLLASRQSQADIGKNRKEKKRNNIQEIIASNFSRVEESIRVLEEYSKLINLKVTDKIKKIRFDLYNIQKKIQLSIYRKELTSKLGLYIITDEKIAGKSNAKIVIEAVKGGADTIQLRDKTCSDKKLYTEAKKIRNLIPQRILFIVNDRVDIALAVEADGVHLGKDDLSITEAREIIGEDKIIGISCDSVKEAIKAEKDGADYVALGPVFPTTTKKDIPFPLGIKIIKEVKKKISIPIIAIGGINEKNIGEVLKSGADSVAVISAVLKCKIIRERIKILKKKIPSFKTSSKIDNVK
- the rfaE2 gene encoding D-glycero-beta-D-manno-heptose 1-phosphate adenylyltransferase — protein: MNLLKEKLREEKKQNKKIVFTNGCFDLIHKGHIILLQKAKSQGDLLVIAINSDDSIRKLKGKNRPIFPDYERAEILASFWMVDFVTIFSEETPYKIISELKPDVLVKGGDWKIAEVVGRDIVEANGGRVVIIPQVEGSSTSEIIGRIKKVNKG
- the acpS gene encoding holo-ACP synthase, with amino-acid sequence MIIGVGTDIISVERIKKIIETRGERFLNLIFTDSERKYCQRKESPWINYAGRFAAKESVFKVLKTGWGLGVRWKDVEILKNKSGEPYISLKGKTKLIAAQKDIKNIALSISHDRKYAMATAIGESID